One stretch of Lachnospiraceae bacterium oral taxon 096 DNA includes these proteins:
- a CDS encoding MATE family efflux transporter produces MDRTVSSQYDKMTKTPIEKLIISLGIPTIVSMLITNIYNMADTYFVGRLNTSASGAVGIVFGVMAVLQAFGFMCGQGAGSSMSRKLGEKDIESASYYASTGLAMALIMGLLIGGFGLLFLNPFMRLLGSTDTILPYARQYGMCILIAAPFMTGSCVLNNILRYEGKAIYAMVGLTVGGILNMIGDPIFMFDFHLGTLGAGISTAVSQIISFGILLYMVKTKKTVSKVCLRFVKLSIGMMVDISTIGFPSLIRQGLSSISTMVLNQMAAPYGDAAIAAMSIVGRMSMFIFSVGLGLGQGYQPVAAYNFGARRYDRVKQGMIFTFWLGTILIGIFSAVTFAFTRPLIRLFRDDQEVVEFGFLAMRVQCISLLTQSFVLNASMLFQSCGKRFIAAMMSLFRSGIMFLPLIVILPRFLGFVGVQIAQPIADVLSCIGSIPFVLRFFHQLDKSMEEMNV; encoded by the coding sequence ATGGATAGGACAGTTTCAAGTCAATATGACAAAATGACCAAGACACCCATAGAAAAATTAATTATTTCGCTGGGCATTCCGACGATTGTGAGTATGTTGATTACCAATATCTATAATATGGCTGACACCTACTTTGTAGGAAGATTGAATACGAGTGCGAGTGGAGCTGTTGGCATTGTTTTTGGGGTTATGGCTGTCTTACAAGCTTTTGGTTTTATGTGTGGTCAGGGAGCTGGCAGCAGTATGTCAAGAAAACTTGGCGAAAAAGATATCGAAAGTGCCAGTTACTATGCTTCTACAGGGTTGGCGATGGCCCTCATTATGGGGCTGCTCATTGGTGGATTTGGACTTCTTTTTCTTAATCCATTTATGAGATTGTTGGGAAGTACAGACACCATATTGCCCTATGCAAGGCAATATGGAATGTGTATCTTAATTGCAGCACCATTTATGACAGGGAGCTGTGTACTCAACAATATCTTGCGCTATGAGGGAAAGGCCATCTATGCTATGGTCGGTTTGACAGTGGGTGGAATTTTAAACATGATTGGGGATCCGATTTTTATGTTTGATTTTCATTTGGGCACATTGGGAGCGGGAATATCGACAGCTGTTTCGCAAATCATTAGCTTTGGAATTTTGCTCTATATGGTAAAAACAAAAAAGACAGTTTCCAAGGTCTGCCTTCGATTTGTGAAATTGTCCATTGGGATGATGGTAGATATTTCTACCATCGGATTTCCAAGTCTGATTCGTCAGGGACTATCAAGCATTTCAACAATGGTATTAAACCAAATGGCTGCGCCTTATGGTGATGCAGCCATTGCAGCGATGAGTATTGTTGGTCGAATGAGTATGTTTATTTTTTCCGTGGGACTTGGACTTGGTCAGGGATATCAGCCTGTTGCGGCCTATAATTTTGGGGCAAGACGCTATGATCGAGTCAAGCAGGGAATGATCTTTACTTTCTGGTTGGGAACAATTTTAATTGGAATATTCTCAGCAGTGACTTTTGCATTTACAAGACCATTGATCCGCCTGTTTCGAGACGATCAAGAAGTGGTTGAATTTGGATTTTTGGCCATGCGTGTACAATGTATTTCTTTGTTGACACAATCCTTTGTGTTAAATGCGAGTATGCTCTTCCAAAGCTGTGGAAAGCGATTTATAGCAGCAATGATGTCGCTTTTTCGAAGTGGAATTATGTTTCTTCCACTCATTGTCATTTTGCCAAGGTTTCTTGGCTTTGTAGGTGTGCAAATTGCACAGCCAATTGCAGATGTACTCTCTTGCATAGGTTCAATTCCTTTTGTCTTGAGATTTTTTCACCAGTTGGACAAAAGTATGGAGGAAATGAATGTTTGA
- a CDS encoding histidinol-phosphate transaminase produces the protein MERAWEKYIKRVTPYTPGEQPKRKDVIKLNTNENPYPPAPGVVSALKNLDIDALRKYPDPTISALVEAIAHNYGVKSENVFVGVGSDDVLGMAFLTFFHSELPIFFPDITYSFYDVWADLFDISYQTKPLDENFCLVKEDYFEKNGGIVIANPNAPTGVLMPLSEVEEIVKKNQESVVIVDEAYVDFGGESAIALTKKYENLLVVQTLSKSRSLAGMRVGFAIGEARLIQAMQDVKYSYNSYTMNLPAIVLGKAAIEDRKYFEETVNKVIATRERTKQALKELGFEFADSKTNFIFAKREGTNAKDLFEKLKEAGIFVRYFNKERLSEYLRISIGTDKEMDAFIAFIKSYLS, from the coding sequence GTGGAAAGAGCTTGGGAAAAATATATAAAGAGGGTGACACCGTATACCCCTGGAGAACAGCCAAAGAGAAAAGATGTGATTAAATTAAATACAAATGAAAATCCCTATCCCCCAGCACCGGGGGTAGTGAGTGCATTGAAAAACCTGGATATCGATGCATTGAGAAAGTATCCTGATCCAACCATATCTGCACTTGTTGAGGCGATTGCCCACAACTATGGCGTGAAAAGCGAAAATGTCTTTGTTGGCGTGGGAAGTGATGATGTCTTGGGAATGGCCTTTTTGACCTTCTTTCATAGCGAGTTACCTATTTTTTTCCCTGATATCACCTATTCGTTTTATGATGTATGGGCAGATTTATTTGATATTTCTTATCAGACAAAGCCATTGGATGAAAACTTTTGTTTAGTCAAGGAAGATTATTTTGAAAAAAATGGGGGAATTGTCATTGCCAATCCCAATGCACCGACAGGAGTATTGATGCCACTTTCTGAAGTGGAGGAGATTGTAAAGAAAAATCAAGAGTCGGTGGTGATTGTCGATGAAGCTTATGTGGACTTTGGGGGTGAATCAGCGATTGCACTGACAAAGAAATATGAAAATCTATTGGTTGTGCAGACACTTTCAAAGTCAAGATCTCTGGCGGGAATGCGTGTGGGATTTGCAATTGGAGAGGCAAGATTGATTCAGGCCATGCAAGATGTCAAATATTCCTACAATTCCTATACGATGAATTTACCAGCGATTGTGCTTGGAAAAGCAGCGATTGAGGATAGAAAGTATTTTGAAGAAACAGTAAATAAGGTCATTGCGACAAGGGAGAGAACCAAGCAGGCGTTGAAGGAATTAGGTTTTGAATTTGCAGATTCAAAGACCAACTTTATCTTTGCAAAAAGAGAGGGAACAAATGCGAAGGATTTATTTGAGAAATTAAAGGAAGCAGGAATCTTTGTTCGCTACTTTAATAAAGAAAGGCTCAGTGAGTATTTGCGTATTTCTATTGGAACAGATAAAGAGATGGATGCATTTATTGCATTTATTAAGAGTTATCTTTCCTAG
- a CDS encoding pyridoxal phosphate-dependent aminotransferase, producing MISEKMKPLVNNNSAIRAMFEEGKRLEKLYGKEKVYDFSLGNPNLPAPAQVKKAIFDILNEEDSVFVHGYMSNAGYEDVRKALADSINKRFGTSYGAKNFIMTVGAATALNIVLKTILNPEDEVIAFAPYFVEYGNYVRNYDGKLVVIPPDVETFMPDLAVLEEKINERTKAIIINTPNNPSGVIYSEETLQRLKRVIEKKEKELGITIVTISDEPYRELAYDGAVVPWVPEIIPHAVVVYSYSKSLSLPGERIGWLLIPDRIPDFDEFVNAATIANRCMGSVNAPSLMQRVIGRCLDAKVDVDFYDRNRKLLYDGLSALGFFCVKPEGAFYMFVRVPQGDDKLFCEVCKRHHILVVPGTSFACPGFVRIAYCVSQQMIERSMEAFKKVAKECGL from the coding sequence ATGATATCCGAAAAGATGAAACCGTTAGTCAATAACAATTCGGCCATTCGTGCAATGTTTGAGGAAGGAAAGCGATTAGAAAAATTATATGGCAAGGAGAAGGTATATGATTTTAGCCTTGGTAATCCCAATCTTCCTGCACCTGCACAGGTGAAAAAGGCAATTTTTGATATTTTAAATGAAGAAGATTCTGTATTTGTTCATGGGTATATGAGCAATGCAGGTTATGAGGATGTCAGAAAGGCTTTGGCAGATTCCATCAACAAAAGATTTGGCACAAGCTATGGGGCAAAAAATTTTATTATGACAGTTGGTGCAGCAACAGCATTGAATATTGTGTTAAAGACAATCCTCAATCCAGAAGATGAAGTCATTGCCTTTGCCCCATATTTTGTGGAGTATGGAAATTATGTGAGAAATTACGATGGAAAATTAGTGGTTATTCCACCAGATGTAGAGACATTTATGCCCGATCTTGCTGTGCTTGAAGAAAAAATCAATGAGAGGACCAAGGCCATTATCATCAATACGCCAAATAATCCAAGTGGTGTGATTTACTCGGAAGAAACTTTACAAAGGCTTAAGCGTGTGATTGAAAAAAAGGAAAAGGAATTGGGCATTACCATTGTGACAATTTCCGATGAGCCATACCGAGAATTAGCCTATGACGGGGCGGTAGTGCCTTGGGTTCCAGAGATCATTCCTCATGCAGTGGTGGTCTATTCCTATTCAAAATCCCTCTCGCTTCCTGGAGAGCGCATTGGTTGGTTGCTTATTCCTGATCGTATTCCTGATTTTGATGAATTTGTCAATGCGGCAACCATTGCCAATCGGTGTATGGGCAGTGTCAATGCACCGTCATTGATGCAGAGAGTGATTGGAAGATGTTTAGATGCCAAGGTGGATGTCGATTTTTATGATCGAAATCGCAAATTATTGTACGATGGTTTGAGTGCACTTGGATTTTTTTGTGTAAAGCCAGAGGGAGCATTTTATATGTTTGTGCGTGTGCCACAAGGAGACGACAAGTTATTTTGCGAGGTATGCAAAAGGCATCATATTTTAGTTGTACCTGGAACATCTTTTGCTTGTCCGGGATTTGTGCGCATTGCCTACTGTGTGTCGCAGCAAATGATTGAGCGTTCAATGGAGGCATTTAAAAAAGTAGCAAAGGAGTGTGGACTATAG
- a CDS encoding oligosaccharide repeat unit polymerase, producing MLIYVLAYAVSLICSRMALYELSGFLLIITAIFLFCKEWTRVGRMLNLRGLFALSFVGGEGLSALKLSKLQVDWSIKTWLAFFLVFVCFWYAFYWENGHRKKRKKEKLVLVEDREKKWVIGIILVTAFSLLGFIVEAVVLGFIPFFLVGVPHAYSIFHISGVHYFTVSCVLVPAMGMLYFFDYPKKYQLSVVLCMGIALCIPILCVSRSQFIFAIMAAIFVVVIKKKSGHSRVMLVGFLILLPIYIILTIARSHNVAYLNSIFEMKRSWPIFISQPYIYIANNYDNFDVLVKSLPAHSYGIRMLFPVWGLTGLKFLCPWLVHFPLYVNKPELTTLTIIYDAYYDFGLLGVMLFGAVLGCFTSFIEGRVRDNQNPISILFYVQLMLYMGLSFFTTWFSNPATWFYFIVTAILYQFMKVKKRGESNDIRKDETVSQ from the coding sequence ATGCTAATTTATGTACTTGCCTATGCTGTAAGTTTGATTTGCTCCCGGATGGCACTATATGAGCTATCCGGGTTTCTTCTCATTATTACAGCAATATTTTTATTTTGTAAGGAGTGGACGAGAGTGGGAAGGATGCTCAACCTGCGAGGGCTCTTTGCTTTAAGTTTTGTGGGAGGAGAGGGATTGTCCGCACTCAAGCTGTCAAAACTTCAAGTCGATTGGTCAATAAAGACTTGGCTTGCTTTCTTTTTGGTTTTTGTCTGTTTTTGGTATGCTTTTTATTGGGAAAATGGACATAGAAAAAAGAGAAAAAAAGAGAAATTGGTTTTAGTGGAAGATAGAGAAAAGAAATGGGTAATCGGCATTATTTTGGTAACCGCATTTTCACTTTTGGGATTCATTGTTGAGGCTGTAGTACTTGGATTTATTCCTTTTTTTCTTGTGGGTGTGCCTCATGCCTATTCTATATTTCATATTTCAGGAGTACATTATTTTACAGTGAGCTGTGTGTTAGTTCCTGCAATGGGGATGTTATATTTTTTTGATTATCCAAAGAAATATCAGCTAAGCGTTGTCCTTTGTATGGGTATTGCCCTATGCATTCCCATTCTTTGTGTGTCAAGGTCACAATTTATCTTTGCGATTATGGCTGCCATTTTTGTTGTGGTGATTAAAAAGAAGAGTGGTCATTCGAGGGTCATGTTGGTTGGATTTTTGATTCTTCTGCCAATTTATATTATTTTGACCATTGCCAGAAGCCACAATGTGGCCTATCTCAATAGCATATTTGAGATGAAACGGTCATGGCCAATTTTTATCAGCCAACCCTATATTTATATTGCAAATAACTATGACAATTTTGATGTGTTGGTCAAGAGTTTGCCAGCCCATAGCTATGGAATTCGAATGCTTTTTCCAGTATGGGGCTTGACAGGACTAAAGTTTTTATGTCCTTGGCTTGTCCATTTTCCACTCTATGTCAATAAACCAGAGTTGACAACACTCACCATCATTTATGATGCTTACTATGATTTTGGACTTTTGGGTGTCATGCTCTTTGGAGCAGTGCTGGGATGTTTTACCAGTTTTATTGAGGGGCGGGTGAGAGACAATCAAAATCCCATTAGCATTCTATTCTATGTGCAATTGATGCTCTATATGGGACTTTCTTTTTTTACTACTTGGTTTTCCAATCCTGCTACTTGGTTTTATTTTATTGTGACTGCAATTTTATATCAATTTATGAAAGTGAAAAAAAGAGGTGAAAGCAATGATATCCGAAAAGATGAAACCGTTAGTCAATAA
- the ptsP gene encoding phosphoenolpyruvate--protein phosphotransferase: MMRGTGASSGIGIGKAVVVRDEKPEVVQVSISDKDKEVKRFEDVLAKITEATMEMAESLANKVGGKEAEILNGHVLLLSDPMLSEEIKQKIQNELVNAEFAVDSVYDMYAGMFASMDDELMQQRATDMKDLKVRILKGLLGMADVDVARLPEGSILVAEDLTPSMTAGLNPQTVYGIVTELGGRTSHSAILSRALEIPAVVAISGLLENIHDGDTVCFDGDKGEVVIRPDADTLAEYEKKKEAYLLEKKELENYKGKPSVTKDGRKVEIVANIGKPEDAQRALEYDAEGVGLFRTEFLFMDRDNAPTEEEQFEAYKKVATLMKDKPVIIRTLDIGGDKEIPYLGIEQDENPFLGYRAIRLCLDRKEDLYRPQLRALLRASAFGDIRIMIPLITCVDEIREAKALIREIMEDLDRENIAYNKDIQVGIMIETAASSIMADVFAKEVDFFSIGTNDLTQYTMCVDRGNAKVSYLYSPLNPAVLRSLKRVITSAKEAGIMVGMCGEAAADPLLIPLLLVWGLDEFSMSASSILKSRKLVTNSSIADLEKIEKEVMKFTTEKEVREYMEKVC, translated from the coding sequence ATTATGAGAGGAACAGGAGCATCATCGGGAATTGGTATTGGAAAGGCGGTAGTTGTAAGAGACGAAAAGCCAGAAGTTGTGCAGGTAAGTATTTCAGACAAGGATAAGGAAGTCAAGAGATTTGAAGATGTCCTTGCAAAAATAACAGAGGCAACGATGGAGATGGCCGAGTCACTTGCAAATAAGGTTGGAGGAAAGGAAGCAGAGATTTTAAATGGCCATGTACTTTTGCTTTCAGATCCAATGCTTTCTGAAGAGATTAAGCAAAAAATTCAAAATGAATTGGTAAATGCAGAGTTTGCTGTTGACAGTGTATATGATATGTATGCAGGAATGTTTGCGTCAATGGATGACGAATTGATGCAGCAGCGTGCAACCGATATGAAGGACTTAAAGGTGCGCATTTTGAAGGGATTGCTTGGAATGGCTGATGTCGATGTGGCAAGACTGCCAGAGGGAAGCATTTTAGTTGCAGAGGATCTGACTCCTTCGATGACTGCGGGATTAAATCCACAGACAGTTTATGGTATTGTAACTGAGTTGGGTGGAAGAACTTCTCACAGTGCAATTTTGTCAAGAGCATTGGAAATTCCTGCCGTTGTTGCCATTAGTGGGCTTTTAGAGAATATTCATGATGGTGATACTGTTTGCTTTGATGGTGACAAGGGAGAAGTGGTGATTCGTCCTGATGCCGACACACTTGCAGAATATGAGAAGAAGAAGGAAGCCTATCTTTTAGAAAAGAAGGAACTTGAAAATTATAAGGGCAAGCCTTCAGTGACAAAGGATGGCAGAAAAGTAGAGATTGTTGCCAATATTGGAAAGCCAGAGGATGCACAGCGTGCACTTGAGTATGATGCTGAGGGTGTGGGACTGTTTAGAACAGAGTTTTTATTTATGGATAGAGATAATGCCCCAACAGAAGAGGAGCAATTTGAGGCCTATAAGAAGGTGGCAACCTTAATGAAGGACAAGCCAGTTATTATTCGAACATTGGACATTGGTGGCGACAAGGAAATTCCATATCTTGGCATTGAACAAGATGAAAATCCATTCTTGGGCTACAGAGCCATTCGTCTTTGCCTTGACAGAAAAGAAGACCTCTACAGACCACAGCTTCGTGCACTTCTTCGTGCATCAGCGTTTGGAGATATTCGCATTATGATTCCGCTCATTACTTGCGTCGATGAAATTCGAGAGGCGAAGGCATTGATCAGAGAAATTATGGAAGATTTAGACAGAGAAAATATTGCTTACAACAAAGACATTCAAGTAGGTATTATGATAGAGACGGCGGCTTCTTCTATTATGGCCGATGTATTTGCTAAAGAAGTGGATTTCTTTAGTATTGGAACCAATGATCTGACGCAGTATACCATGTGCGTAGATCGTGGAAATGCCAAGGTTTCGTATCTCTACTCCCCACTCAACCCAGCAGTTTTGCGCAGCTTAAAGAGGGTTATTACAAGTGCTAAGGAGGCAGGAATTATGGTTGGTATGTGTGGTGAGGCTGCGGCAGATCCACTGCTCATTCCACTTCTTCTTGTTTGGGGCTTAGATGAATTTTCGATGAGTGCATCTTCTATCTTAAAGAGTAGAAAGCTTGTGACAAATTCTAGTATTGCAGATCTTGAGAAGATTGAAAAAGAAGTAATGAAATTTACAACAGAGAAAGAAGTTAGAGAGTATATGGAGAAAGTATGCTAA
- a CDS encoding HPr family phosphocarrier protein, which yields MIRQKVKVTNPSGLHLRPAGDLCKEALRYTAKIHFSIGDTRANAKSVLSVLGACVKEGDEIEIECNGSDEVEAMNGIVRLIESGFGERE from the coding sequence ATGATAAGACAGAAAGTGAAAGTGACTAATCCAAGTGGTTTGCATTTGAGACCAGCTGGGGATTTGTGTAAGGAAGCATTGCGATATACCGCAAAGATACACTTTAGTATTGGTGATACCAGAGCCAATGCAAAGAGTGTTTTGAGTGTTCTTGGCGCCTGTGTAAAAGAAGGCGATGAGATAGAAATAGAATGCAACGGCAGTGATGAGGTGGAGGCAATGAATGGGATTGTCCGCCTCATCGAAAGCGGCTTCGGAGAAAGGGAGTAG
- the cdaA gene encoding diadenylate cyclase CdaA, whose amino-acid sequence MGRILHLLNSWIGLLPRITIFNGIEMLIIAVIVYEILVWIKDTKAWLLLRGLIIILVFTAVAAILHFSVILWIIKEFAGIAVTALIIIFHPELRRALEQLGSKNLIFNFLPNSGSNEQGFSEKTVEELVKACYLLGKAKTGALMVIERHNSLENIERTGIEIGAKVTSQLLINIFEHNTPLHDGAIVIRGNIITAATCYLPLSENMTISKDLGTRHRAAIGVSEVTDSLTLVVSEETGRVSVAQGGKLTRVDDPDILRKILGELRTTQEETHKFGLWKGRTKDEKTSNQKSDH is encoded by the coding sequence ATGGGAAGGATATTGCATTTATTAAATTCGTGGATAGGACTCCTGCCTAGGATTACCATATTTAATGGCATTGAAATGCTCATCATTGCCGTCATTGTGTATGAGATTTTGGTGTGGATTAAAGATACAAAGGCATGGTTGCTGTTGCGTGGATTGATTATTATTTTGGTGTTTACAGCAGTAGCAGCAATATTGCATTTTAGTGTCATCCTCTGGATTATTAAGGAGTTTGCTGGTATTGCGGTAACTGCACTTATCATTATCTTTCATCCAGAGCTTCGAAGGGCTTTGGAACAATTGGGCAGCAAAAATTTGATTTTTAACTTTTTGCCAAACAGTGGCTCAAATGAACAGGGCTTTAGTGAGAAGACAGTGGAAGAACTAGTTAAAGCTTGCTATTTACTTGGAAAAGCAAAGACAGGAGCTTTGATGGTTATTGAAAGACATAATTCTCTCGAAAATATTGAACGAACAGGAATTGAAATTGGGGCAAAGGTAACCAGTCAATTGCTTATTAATATTTTTGAACACAATACGCCATTACATGATGGAGCCATTGTCATTCGAGGAAATATTATTACTGCAGCAACTTGCTATCTTCCACTATCTGAGAATATGACCATCAGTAAGGATTTAGGAACAAGGCATCGAGCAGCCATTGGAGTGAGTGAAGTAACTGATTCACTCACCCTAGTTGTCTCTGAGGAGACTGGGCGTGTGAGTGTTGCACAGGGAGGAAAGTTGACAAGAGTAGATGATCCAGATATTTTGCGTAAGATTTTAGGTGAGCTTCGAACAACACAGGAGGAGACACACAAGTTTGGATTGTGGAAGGGAAGGACAAAGGATGAAAAAACGTCTAATCAAAAGTCTGACCACTAA
- a CDS encoding ABC transporter permease: MTSLLIYKEKLKAFYGKHDGVIVPLIKFILVFLAALELNIQLGYMDVLNNPFIPVIVGLVCCMLPYGASSLILAGYMLLHVGNTSMEMVVVMALIILVIGVLYYGFQPGDSYILIIVPLLFFFKIPYVIALLVGLGASLVTIIPVSCGVLIYYLISYVKINSAALNNDNGSDIAQKYQQIINGVFSNQRILMMILVLTITILVVYFIHNLSINYAWLIAIGAGVITLLVTLLIGQFTFDESIPIVELVVGMIVSAIVAVVYQFFVFSVDYTRTEYTQFEDDDYYYYVKAVPKVSLSAPDVKIQKINTIKTDQENEKKDEE, encoded by the coding sequence ATGACTAGCCTTTTGATATATAAGGAAAAGTTAAAGGCGTTTTATGGGAAGCACGATGGCGTGATTGTGCCATTGATTAAATTTATATTGGTGTTTTTGGCTGCTCTAGAGCTCAATATTCAATTGGGCTATATGGATGTACTCAATAATCCGTTTATTCCTGTCATTGTGGGATTAGTTTGCTGTATGTTGCCCTATGGGGCAAGTAGCTTAATTTTAGCAGGATATATGCTCCTTCATGTGGGAAACACATCGATGGAGATGGTAGTTGTTATGGCGTTAATTATCCTTGTCATTGGTGTGCTCTATTATGGATTTCAACCGGGAGATAGTTATATCTTAATTATTGTGCCCTTGCTTTTTTTCTTTAAGATACCCTATGTGATTGCGTTGCTTGTAGGGCTTGGGGCCAGTTTAGTGACCATTATTCCTGTGAGCTGTGGAGTGTTGATTTATTATTTAATTTCTTATGTCAAAATCAATTCAGCTGCACTAAATAATGATAATGGAAGTGATATTGCACAGAAATATCAGCAGATTATCAATGGTGTCTTTAGCAATCAAAGAATATTGATGATGATTTTGGTGTTGACGATTACCATATTGGTGGTCTATTTCATTCACAACCTTTCTATCAATTATGCATGGTTGATTGCTATTGGTGCGGGAGTGATTACCCTTTTGGTTACCCTCTTGATAGGGCAATTTACATTTGATGAGAGTATTCCTATTGTTGAGTTGGTCGTGGGGATGATCGTTTCTGCCATTGTGGCAGTAGTTTATCAATTCTTTGTCTTCTCTGTAGATTATACTCGGACAGAGTATACCCAATTTGAAGATGATGATTACTATTACTATGTAAAGGCCGTGCCAAAGGTGAGCTTATCTGCACCAGATGTAAAGATTCAAAAGATCAATACAATTAAGACAGATCAGGAAAATGAGAAAAAAGATGAAGAATAA
- a CDS encoding amino acid ABC transporter ATP-binding protein, with the protein MIEVKDLSKSFGEKKILKNISVDIREGDVVCVIGPSGSGKSTFLRCLNRLEEPTDGHIFFEGVDICDKSTNIDKHRQKMGMVFQQFNLFPHMTILQNLTIAPMRLQGKSKKEAEEYALEMLEKVGLKDRANAYPSALSGGQQQRIAIVRALCMKPDVMLFDEPTSALDPEMVGEVLNVMKDLASQKMTMVVVTHEMGFAREVSTRVMFLDNGDFVEENTPEEFFTHPKNERLQTFLSKVL; encoded by the coding sequence CTGATTGAAGTGAAAGATCTTTCCAAATCTTTTGGAGAGAAGAAGATATTAAAGAATATTTCTGTGGATATTCGGGAGGGCGATGTCGTCTGCGTCATTGGTCCATCGGGTTCAGGAAAAAGTACTTTTCTGCGCTGCCTAAATCGCTTGGAAGAGCCAACGGATGGGCATATTTTCTTTGAAGGTGTGGATATTTGTGATAAAAGTACAAATATTGATAAGCACAGACAGAAGATGGGAATGGTATTTCAGCAATTTAATCTCTTTCCACATATGACCATTTTACAAAATTTGACAATTGCTCCTATGCGCTTGCAGGGAAAGAGTAAGAAAGAGGCGGAAGAATATGCCTTGGAGATGCTTGAGAAGGTGGGGCTTAAGGACAGAGCCAATGCCTATCCGAGCGCACTTTCTGGTGGACAACAGCAAAGAATTGCCATTGTGCGTGCACTGTGTATGAAGCCAGATGTGATGCTCTTTGATGAGCCGACATCAGCACTTGATCCAGAAATGGTCGGTGAGGTCTTAAATGTAATGAAGGATCTTGCGTCCCAAAAGATGACCATGGTTGTGGTGACACATGAGATGGGATTTGCTCGAGAAGTATCGACGAGAGTGATGTTTTTGGACAATGGAGATTTTGTTGAGGAGAATACGCCGGAGGAGTTCTTTACTCATCCGAAGAATGAAAGATTACAGACTTTTTTAAGTAAAGTTTTGTAA
- a CDS encoding amino acid ABC transporter permease, whose product MWQDFVSKFTLNFIKEDRWKFILRGLGVTIEITIFALIIGIVIGLLVALVKTTYENTGKLKIANAITNVYLTIIRGTPVVVQLLIVYFVVFSTIRVDKVVAAVLTFGINSGAYQAEIFRAGIQSIPRGQFEAGRSLGFSYRQTMTTIIMPQAIKNILPTLANEFISLLKETSIAGYIALEDLTKAGDIIRSRTFSAFMPLIGVALIYLILVLLLSTAAKALERRLKRGER is encoded by the coding sequence ATGTGGCAGGATTTTGTAAGTAAGTTTACTTTGAATTTTATTAAAGAAGATCGATGGAAATTTATTCTAAGAGGTCTTGGTGTAACAATAGAGATCACCATTTTTGCACTGATTATTGGTATTGTCATTGGACTTTTGGTGGCCTTAGTAAAGACAACCTATGAAAACACAGGAAAGTTAAAAATTGCCAATGCGATTACGAATGTCTATTTGACAATTATCCGTGGAACACCAGTAGTTGTACAATTGTTGATTGTTTATTTTGTTGTTTTCTCTACGATTCGTGTAGACAAAGTTGTGGCAGCGGTGTTGACCTTTGGCATTAATTCCGGTGCTTATCAGGCAGAGATTTTTAGGGCAGGAATACAGTCCATTCCGCGTGGTCAATTTGAGGCGGGTAGAAGTTTGGGATTTAGTTATCGTCAGACAATGACAACCATTATTATGCCACAGGCAATAAAAAATATTTTGCCTACGCTGGCCAACGAGTTTATCAGCTTGTTGAAGGAGACATCCATTGCAGGATATATTGCTCTGGAGGACTTGACAAAGGCAGGAGATATCATTCGAAGTAGAACTTTTTCTGCGTTTATGCCATTGATTGGTGTAGCTTTGATTTACTTGATTTTGGTATTGTTGCTTTCTACGGCAGCTAAGGCATTGGAGAGAAGATTGAAAAGAGGTGAGCGATAG